A region of Allocoleopsis franciscana PCC 7113 DNA encodes the following proteins:
- a CDS encoding tetratricopeptide repeat protein: MQSCLDHQAETKFGQHYEQGEEFYRTSSDSDRSQWGQHHHSKRSSYEESAKRHPVSHDRASSLPSTLGTKSTIGHPTAPHTTNALVPRELLSQGSSSPENLGLPQPIERQDHSNQLQATLKTLQQALTIAQGKNNRANQVNIIKRIGIIHCKLGEHAWGINCLKQSLQLAQSLENHVLVGVILNYLGAAYRQTGQEYKALKVYLRALEIFKHIGNKAGIALLLNHLGAVYNSLGQLEQALSCSRQALEEFQDLGNSLDREGTALHNIGEIYLQMKRYRQALAFFEQALTNYQKLSNRKSEAKVLESIATTYVRLNQDQQAMELYQQVWEIRREVGDLPSAEARTIDYIAAVHYKMGHPARAVWYHLQALGILQAYNYTARIDRFLDDTVAIAKLLQNLVSVYERLGLQAQGVKCYQEAQEIIKTFGENACEEAICNFFNQNH, translated from the coding sequence ATGCAATCTTGTCTTGATCATCAAGCTGAAACGAAATTCGGACAACACTATGAACAGGGTGAAGAATTCTACCGCACTTCATCGGACAGCGATCGCTCTCAATGGGGTCAACATCATCACTCAAAGCGAAGCTCCTACGAGGAGAGTGCCAAAAGGCATCCCGTTAGCCACGACAGGGCATCGAGTTTACCATCAACGTTGGGTACAAAGTCAACCATTGGGCATCCCACAGCGCCGCACACAACAAATGCCCTCGTTCCGAGAGAATTACTGAGTCAGGGAAGCTCAAGCCCAGAAAATCTAGGACTTCCCCAACCGATTGAGCGACAGGATCATTCTAATCAGCTACAAGCTACCCTCAAGACATTGCAACAAGCTTTAACCATCGCCCAAGGGAAAAATAACCGGGCGAACCAAGTTAACATCATCAAACGCATCGGGATTATTCACTGCAAACTTGGAGAACACGCTTGGGGCATTAATTGCCTAAAACAATCTTTGCAATTGGCTCAATCTCTAGAAAATCATGTGCTCGTTGGTGTGATTCTCAATTACTTGGGAGCCGCTTATCGCCAAACCGGTCAAGAATACAAGGCACTGAAGGTTTATTTACGAGCTTTAGAGATTTTTAAGCATATTGGGAACAAGGCAGGTATCGCCCTTTTACTCAATCATCTAGGAGCCGTTTACAACAGTTTAGGTCAGTTGGAGCAAGCACTGTCGTGTTCTCGTCAAGCCCTAGAAGAATTTCAAGACTTAGGAAATTCCCTTGATAGAGAAGGGACTGCCCTGCACAATATTGGGGAAATTTATTTGCAGATGAAGCGATATCGTCAGGCATTGGCATTCTTTGAGCAAGCGTTGACAAATTACCAAAAACTCAGTAACCGCAAGAGTGAAGCCAAGGTTCTAGAGAGTATTGCGACAACTTACGTCCGTCTCAACCAAGATCAACAAGCGATGGAACTGTATCAGCAAGTCTGGGAAATTCGGCGAGAGGTGGGTGATTTACCGAGTGCTGAAGCGAGAACCATTGATTACATTGCAGCTGTTCACTACAAGATGGGTCATCCTGCTCGTGCTGTGTGGTATCACTTACAAGCGTTAGGGATTTTGCAAGCTTATAATTACACCGCTAGGATTGATCGATTTCTCGATGATACAGTGGCGATCGCTAAGCTACTACAGAATTTAGTCAGTGTCTATGAGCGTCTAGGTTTACAGGCTCAAGGCGTGAAGTGCTACCAGGAGGCTCAAGAGATTATTAAAACTTTC